GTCATCGTTGCGTAGCGGGCCGTGGGCCATGTAGCGCTCGATGAGCGAACCCTGATAGTCGTGATGGTCGGCCGCGGTCTTGGGACGCAGGGTCGCGGCGTCGGGCCCGTCGAGGCATTCGCACACGAACAGTTGCAAATCTGGGTCGGGCGCGCGGTCGAAATACTTCAGGCGCTTGGAGCTGACGAAACGCGTGATCGTCGGCGGTTCGAGCATCCCAGCTTTCGCGAAGCCGTCGCCGAAAACATACGCCTCGGCCGTGGCTCGGTCGGGAAGCTCGATGATGCACATGGTGCCGAGCGGTGACGATCCGTCGTCGGTCAGGATCGGCCCGGCGAAATGCATGAACTCCCGATATTTGGCCTGATGGGCGAGATGCGGTTCCATCGCCGCCTCGCGTTTTTCGGCCGCGCCGGGGGCATACATGGACCGGATGAACCACTGGGGCGGCTGGGCCAGGTAATAATCCTGCAGCGCCTGACCCGACAGCCCGTAGCGCGGGTCGTCGGGCCGGTAGCCGCCTGGATTGTTGGGGTCGCCTGACATTCTTACTCGGCAGCGACCGTGTTCTCGAAGAAGTCCCGCGCGTAAAGCTCGCGCCGGTGCAGGTTGCCGATGAACTCCGCTTCGAAATTGTCCGGCACGGCGCCGGTTACGCGCGCGTCGGCCATCAGCGTTTCGGCCCAGGCGCGGATCAGCGGGAAGTCCTTGAGCACATCATTCTGCAGGCCTTCGTCGATCAGCAGGTAACGCTGCAGGAAGGGCGCAAAGGCCGCGTCCACCAGCGACAGGTCAGGCCCGTTGAAGAACGGCCCGTCATTGCCCCGTCCGGCGAGGGCTTTCTCCACCTTCGCAAGAACCTCGGGCGCGGCCTCGACCGCCGCCTCCATGTCTTCGCGGGTCTTGGCGTAGTGGATCTTGCTCAACGCGCCGGCGAAGGTCGCGGTGAAGTCGGTCCAGGCGCGGTTCTTGGCCCGGGCGATCGGGTCTTCCGGGTGCAGGCGCGGCGGCACCATCTCGTCGAGAAACTCGGCGATGGCGTTGGACTCGAAAAGGATTTCGTCGCCGACCTTGAGGACCGGGACCTTGCCGTGGGGTGAGATTTCGAGGAACCAGTCGGGCTTCTCACGCAGATTGATATAGGTGACGTCGAACTCGACTTCTTTGGCGCGCAAAAGGATCACGGCGCGCTGGACCCATGGTCAGGTGAACGAGCTGATCAGATGATATTTGGCGGTCATTGTTTTCCCCTTTGTCTGGTCCAAATCATAGGGCCGGGACGGGCGCCGGTCAAAATGCGCGTGCGGGGTTGCTGACGATGTTGTGAGCGGCCCGGCGATTGTCCGCGTCGCGCCGCGCCGGTAGTTTTCAAGCAACAGAAACCCGCGAGAGAAGATCATGAAAAAGAGCCTGAAACCGGCGCTGGTCGGCGCGTTTACTGCCATCGTCACGACTGCAGTGCTGCCCGGGGTGGCGAGCGCGCAGCAGATATCCAGCGTTGCCGACGGCATCCATGTCATTCAGGGGCAAGGCGGCAATATCGGCGTGTCCGTCGGCGGCGACGGGGTTTTCATGATCGACGATCAGTTCGCGCCTGCAACGCCAGCCATCCTCGACCAGATCAAGACCGTCACCGACCAGCCGGTGCGGTTCCTGGTCAACACCCACTTCCATCGCGATCACACGGGCGGCAACGAGAATCTCGGCAAGGCCGGGGTTTTGATCTTCGCTCATGACAATGTTCGTGCGCGCCTGCTCAGCGCCGATGCGCCGAAGGCGGCGCTGCCGGTCGTCACCTTCAACGACGCGACCACATTCCATATGAACGGCCAGACGGTGCGGGTGTTCCACACGGCCAACGCCCACACCGACGGTGACGCGATGATCCATTTCCAGGAGGCCGACGTCATCCACATGGGTGACACGTTCTTCAACGGCTTCTACCCCTTCATCGACGCCCGGTCTGGTGGTTCGGTCGAGGGCGTGTTCGCCGCGATCGATACGGTTCTCGCGCTGGCCGATGACGACACGGTCATTATCCCGGGCCACGGCCCGGTCGGCAATCGCGCCGACCTGATGGCCTATCGCGACATGCTGACCAAGGTGCGCGACAGCATCAGTCCCTTGATTGCGGACGGGAAGTCGGTCGAGGCCATCGTCGCCGCGAAGCCGACGGCCGAGTTCGATGCCGAGTGGGGTGGCGGATTTCTGAATCCCGAGCGCTTTCTGCGGGTGATGCACGCGGCGTTGACCAAGTAGGGCCGCCGCCCGGTCCAGCAAAGTCTAGCCGTCGTCGGAGCCCGGCGGTTCATCCCGCGGGATGCCCGCCATATGCTCCAGCACGGCGAGAATTGATGCCGCATCCTGCTGCTGGCGGCCCTGGGATGCCGCGGCGATATAATAGGGCATGGCCGCGTCGAACATCGGCGTCGGGCAGTCCAGCGCCGCCGCGAATTCGCGGATCACGTCCTTGTCCTTGAGTTGGATCGCCAGCTCCGCAGTCGGGTCGTCATAGTTGCCGGTGATCCATTTTTCGGCGCGGATCTCGAAGATCCTGGAGTAGGCGGCACTCTCCATCACCGCATCCGCCATCGTTTGCAGATCGACCCCGGCCTTTCGGGCCAGCAGGAAGGCCTCGGCGCAGGCCATGTTGTGGATCGAAATGATCAGGTTGAGGATGTATTTGATCTTGGCCGATTCCCCGAACCCGCCGACATGGATTACGCTGCGACAGAAGCTTTCGAGCGCGGGCCTGGCTCGCCTGAACGCGTCTTCGCTGCCGCTGACGAGCATGGCCAGGTCACCGGACTGCGCCTGGGGGCGCGCGCCGCTCACCGGGCAATCGAGCAGGTCGATACCCGCCCGCAGGAGCTCGTCATGGGCGCCTTGCTTCTCGGCGATCGGAAACGTGCAGAGATCGACGACGACCAATCCCCGCCGCCCGCTGGCCGAGATTGCGGCCAGTGTGGCCCGCCAGGCGGCCATGGTGGCGACGGCCAGTACGATCAGGTCGGTCCGCGCCGCGACATCCGCCGCATCCGCCGCCGCTTCAGCGTTTGCCGCGGAAATGCGTTCGGGGTCGGTGTCGTAACCGATGACCCGGTGACCGGCGGCCGCGAGATTCTTCGCCACACCGCCGCCGATATTGCCCAGGCCGATGACGCCGGCTGTGAGCGCCATTATTTTTTCTTGCGCCTGGACCGCGCGCGTTTCGTGCGCGGGATACCGGCCAATTGCTCGTAGATACGTGTGACAACACCGGGGTCTTCCTGGCCGAACCCCTGGGCCAAAGCCGCGTAGGCGCTGAACATGCTCGCCTGAAACACCGGCACCGAGGCGTTGTTGTTCTTGGCGTAGTCCTCGATCAGATTGTTGTCCTTGATCATCACCGTCAGGTCGGCGGTCTTGACCTTCGGGTCGGCATACTCGTCGGCCAGCATGAGCGGTCCGCGATACTCGATGACCCGCGAATTGCCGGCCGACCGTGTGAGCACATCCCCGAACACGTCGAGATCGATCCCCGAGGCGCGTGCCAATGTGATCGCCTCGGCGAACGCGGCGCCGTGTACGCTGATCAGCATGTTGATCAGCATTTTCAGCTTCATCCCGTCGCCGAAGGGACCCACGTGATACTGGATCATGGTGAAGGCGGGCAGGATTTCCCTGACCGTGTTGAAGTCCTTCTTGGTGCCGCTGACCATGATCGTGATTTCGCCGACGGCGGCCTGTTTTCCGGCGCCGCTGACGGGGCTGTCCATCAGGCTCGCACCCTTTTTGGCCAGAGCGGCGCGGGCGCGTTCCTTGTCGTCGATGCCGAGGGTCGATGTCTCCATGACGATCAGACCCTTGCGGGCACCGGCGAGAAGGCCATCCTTGCCCGAGATGACCGCGTCGAGGATGGCCGGCGAGGTGAGGGAGGTGAGTACCACGTCGGATTTGCGGGCCACGTCGGCCGCGCTCTTGCCGGCCTTGCCGCCGGCCTTCACCAGCGCGTTCACCTTGGATTTGACCGGGTCGTAGCCCGTGACCTGATAACCGCCCTTGACCAGGTTGGCGGCGAACGCGCCCCCCATGATCCCCAGGCCGACGACGCCGACGCGCAATGCCATGTTCCTTCTCCCCGAATGTTGTTTTGCCGCGACGCCGGACGCATCGCCATGTTGCACCGACTATAGCCGCTGGTCGGAATGCCGCCTACATCTGTGCCGCGCGACAATGGCGAACGGGTATCTCAAAAACGTCGTTCCGGAGCAGACAAGACCCCGGCCAGCCCGTAATATTACGGCCAAGGCGCGCGAGAGTTCGTTGAATTGGCGTCGATCAGGGGGATTTACATGATCAATGCAGGAATTGTCGGCCTCGGCTGGTGGGGCAAGGTTCTGGTCGGCTCGGTCCAGGGAAAGTCCGACGCCATCCGCTTCTCGCACGGGGCAACGCGTACCCGTGCAAAGGCCGAGGAATATGCCGGAGAGCAAGGCTTCGACCTTGTCGAGACCTATGACGAGCTGCTCACTGTCGAAGAGCTGGACGCCGTCGTGCTGGCCACGCCGCACTCGAGGCATCTCGAACAGATTCAGGCGGCCGCCGCGGCGGGCAAGCATGTTTTCGTCGAGAAGCCGATCACCTTGACCAGGGCCGACGCGGAGGCGGCAATCGGGGCGTGCCGTGACGCTGGCGTCGTCTGTGCGGTCGGGTTCAATCGCCGTTTCCACCCCGCGATCGCCGAGGCGAAGAAACTCATCGACGACGGTACGCTCCAGACCCCGATGCATGTCGAGGGTTCCATGTGCGCGCCCAACGGCATGTTTCTCGCGCCCGACGCGTGGCGCGCCGACAAGAACGAGACCCCGGTCGGCGGGCTCACGCCCATGGGCGTCCATGTCATCGACGTCTACATCAACCTGTTCGGCGAGATCGATGAGGTCTATTGCCAGTCGTTCCGCCGCGCAGTGCCGAACGACACCGACGACACATCGTCGATCCTGTTCATGTTCAAGAACGGCATGTCGGGCTATATGGGCAACATGTTGGCCACGGCGCCGAGCTTCCGGCTTCAGGGCTACGGGCTCGGCGGATCGTTCGAGATCCGAAAACCGGACCTGTCGTCATTCGAGTTCGTGCCCAACGGAGACGGGCCGATCACGGGCGCTACCGGCGAGAACAAGACGGTGACCAAGGACTTTGCCGGTTTCGATATGGTGAACGCGGAGCTGGAGGCCTTCGCGGCCGCCTGCTCGGGGGGTGACGCCTATCCCGTGCCCGACACGGATGTGATTCACGGCATCGCGGTCCTCGAGGCCATTATCAAATCGGCCGAAAGCGGAACGCCGCAGAAAGTCGGCTGAATACCAAACGGAGGAGTTTTTCAAATGCTTGCAGCAGGAATCGTGGGGGTCGGCCGGTGGGGCCAGAATCTGGTCAATGCGTCGGCCGGCGCGGAGAATATCGAATTTATCGCCGGTGCCGTCCGCAACCCGGACAAGGTCAGGGAGTTCGCGGACGAGAAGGGGATGACTCTCCACACCAGCCTTGAAGCAATGCTGGATGAGGCGGACCTGGATGCGGTCGTGTTGGCGACACCCCATACATTGCATGTGGAGCAGATGCTGACGGCGATCGAAGCCGGCAAGCATGTTCTCAGCGAGAAGCCGTTCACCATGACGAAGGCGGATGCCGAGAAGGTCCTCGACGCGGCCGATGCCGCGGGCGTCACCGTGGTGGTGGGACATAACCGGCGTTTCGTACCGTCGATGACGGAGCTCCGAAAGCGGATCGCTGACGGTTCATTCGGGACGCTGCTGCATGTCGAGATGACCGAGACCGGCCCGGCGGCGATTTTCCTGCCCAAGGACAGCTGGCGATTGCAGCGATCCGAGTGGCCCGCCGGCGGCATGACCCCGATGGGTGTGCACATGATCGACAACATGGTCGACCTGTTCGGTACGGTGGAGAGCGTCACCGCCCAGGCCGTGAACCGCGCCATCGAGGCGGATATCGACGACACCACCTCGGTTCTGTTGAAGTTTTCGAGCGGCATGACCGGCTATCTCGGCGTGATGGTGGCGGCGCGGCCGGATTTCCTCGCGTCGATATATGGCCGGGATGCGACTGCCCGCATGATCGGGCGCATGTATGACAGCTTCGAGTTCGCGCCGCGCGAAGGCGACGAACCCGAGCAGTTCAAATATGATTTTGGCCGCGATACCGATGCGCTGACCGCCGAACTGGATGCCTTCGGAGCCGCCGCTATGGGCCAGGAAGCCTATCCGATATCACGGGATGAGATCATCCATGTGGTGGCGGTCCTGGAAGCCATCATCAAATCCGCAGCAAGCGGTGCAGAAGAGAAGGTCGGCTGACCACACTGTGTGGCACAATCCGGAGCGAAGGGGAGAAAGCAGATGAAAGCCGTTGTGATGAGCGCCTTCGGGGACCCGGATGTCCTCGAATATCAGGATGTCGACACGCCGGAACTGGCCCCCGACGATGTGCTTGTCGAGGTCCACGCGGTCTCGATTAACCGGACCTTCGACCTGTTCATGCGTGAGGACAAATACGCCTATACCCCCGACCTGCCACATATCCTCGGCGTCGATCCATCGGGCGTAATCACGGCGGTGGGCGAGAACGTCACCGACCGCAAGGTCGGCGACCGGGTGTTCTGCTCGATCTTCGTGCCGACCAAGCGGCCCGACCCGTATATGGCGATTCCCGGCCTGGGTCCGGTCGATTTTCTGGGCGTCACGGTCTGGGGCGGTTATGCGCAGTATGTGCGCACGATGGCGTCACGCACGGTGCCGATCCCCGACAATCTGACGTTCCACGAGGCGACGGTGATTGGCCGTCACCTCGGCACCGCCGTTAATCAGGTCGAAAACATATTGAAGGCGAAGGAGGGCGATACGGTCCTCGTGATGGGCGCGACGGGCGGCCTTGGCGCGGCCTGCATTCAGGTCGCCAAATGGTCGGGCGCCATGGTTATCGCCGCAGCCGGCGCGGATGCGCGGGTCGCGGCGACCCTCGAACTGGGCGCGGATCATGGCATCAACTACCGGACCCAGGACCTGACGGAAGAAATCCTGAAATTGACCGACGGTCAGGGCGTCACCGGTGTCTGCGACAGCGTGGCCGACCCCGAGACCTTCAATCAGGTCATTCACGGCATGGCGCGGGGCGCCACGCTGGTGACGGCGGGCAACGCGTCGGGCGCGCCCGACGTCCCGTTGAGTGTGCGGCGGCTGTATCTCTACATGCTGCACATCGTGGGCGAGCCGCGCGAAGCTCCTGGCGGGCTTGAGGAGGCCTTCGTGCGCGCCGGGAAGGGCGGGGTAAAGGTTCTTATCGATCAGGTGATGCCGCTGAGCCAGGCGGCGGACGCGCATCGGCGCGTGGAATCCCGCAAGGGTACCGGCAAAGTGGTTCTGGACCCGACCCTCGACTGAGGAACAGGAAATGGCATTCGGAGAAATCGACTGGATCGCGTTGATCGCCGCCGTCGTGGTGAGTTACGTCTTCAGCGCGGTCTACTATATCACGCTGAACAAGCCGTGGATGGCGGCGGTCGGCAAGACCGAAGACGAGATCAAGGCCGGTGCAAGTCCCGTGTCTTACATCATCGCCATCATCGGGCATGTCCTGATCGCGTACATGCTTTCGGTGGTATTGATGACCATCGAGCCCGGATCAATCGCCGGCGGAGTCATGATCGCGCTGTCGATGTGGCTGGCCTTTGTGATCTCGACCATGACCATCAACCATCGTTTCCAGCAATCGTCATGGGCGCACACGATCATCGATGGAGCTCATTGGTTGGGCGTCTTTGCAGTCCAGGCCGTGGTGATCGGGTTGGTGGCCAGATAGACTCTAGTCCGTGAACTCCGCGCGGATGGATGCGCCGTGGGCATCCAACGCGGGTACCGGACCCAATTTCGGGTCTTCGTCGTTGATCCGTGCCGGCGGCGCGATCATCACGAGCGGGCCTTCGGGCGTTTCGATCTCGACCTTCTGCAGTTGCGGGTGCGCGGCGAAGTCCGCGACATTGTTCACCGCGCCATGGGCGATTTTCGCCGCAAGCAGCCGGGCGACGATTTCGTCGCGGGGTAGGGGTCCGAAGACCTTATCGATCTCGGTATCGAGCGCGGGTCTGTTTGAAACCCGTGCCACGTTCTCGTGGAAGTCCGGATGGTCGGCGAGGCCGGGGTTCCGCAACACGTCCTCACAAAGGCGCCGCCACTCGCGCTGGTTCTGGATGGCGATCACCACCTGTTTGTTGTCTCCGGTACCGTAGGCGCCATAAGGCGCAATAGACGGGTGGTGCAGGCCGGCACGTTCGGGTGCCTTGCCACCATAGACATCCTGCAGATAGGGCACCGTCATCCAATCGGCCATGCCGGCGAACAACGAGGCGCTGATGGCGCGGCCTTCGCCGGTACGCACGCGATGATAGAGCGCCTCCAGGATGGCGGCATGGGAGGCCATGCCGCAGGCGATATCGCAGACCGAAACGCCCACGCGGCCGGGCCCGTCGGGTGTGCCCGTGACCTCGCACAGGCCGCTCTCCGCCTGGACCAGAAGATCGTAGGCGCGCATGTCCCGGTAGGGGCCGGTATTGCCGTAGCCGGAGATATCGCAAGTGATGAGCCTCGGAAATTCACGGCGAAGCTCGGTGGAGTCGAACCCGGCGCGCGCGGCGGCTCCGGGAGCGAGGTTCTGGATGAAGACGTCGGCCTTTGCGATCAGGCGGTGCAGCAGCGCACGGTCGTCAGGTGTTTTGAAATCCAGCGCGATGGATTCCTTGCCGCGGTTGAGCCAGACGAAATAGGCGCTCTGGTCTTTTGCAGCCCGGTCGTAGCTGCGCGCGAAATCGCCTTCGGGGCGCTCGATCTTGATGACGCGGGCACCCGCATCGGCCAGACGAGACGCGGCATAGGGGGCCGCGACGGCCTGCTCGATGCTGACGACAAGGATTCCATCGAGGGCGTTGTTCATGATCTTCTCCTGCGGGCCTTCGGCTAGGCCAAGGTCAGACGCGATGTTATGATAACCGTGAACAAAAGACCCTTGGGAACCTCGTCATGTCAGAACAGGCCATTGCGGAGAATAACGCCGTCTCTGCCGTACTCGCCGCGCTGGAGGCCTTGCTCGGCGACCGCGTAACGACGTCGATGGCGGTGCGCGAGCATCACGGGCGCGGCGAGGACTACTTCAAGCCCGTCCCATCCGACGCCGTATGCTTTCCGCACTCGACCGAGGAAGTGGCCGAGATTGTCAAAATCTGCGCCGTCCACAAGGTCCCGGTCATTCCGTTCGGCACGGGCACCTCACTGGAGGGCCATGTCACGGCACCCCATGGCGGCATCACCATCGATCTGATGCAGATGAACAACGTCCTGGAGGTGCATCCGGAAGACATGGATTGCCGGGTGCAGGCCGGGGTGACCCGCAAGCAGGTCAACGAGTATCTCCGTGACACGGGCATGTTCTTTCCCATCGATCCCGGCGCCGACGCCTCCATCGGCGGCATGGCCGCGACCCGCGCCAGCGGCACCAACGCCGTGCGCTACGGGACGATGAAGGAGAATGTGCTCGGGCTCACGGTGGTGACGGCCGATGGCCGGATCATCAAGACAGGCGGCCGGGCCAAGAAGTCGGCGGCTGGATACGATCTGACGCGCATTTTCATCGGGTCGGAAGGCACGCTCGGCATCATCACGGAAGTCCATCTCAAGCTCTACGGTATCCCGGAGAAGATCGCGTCTGCGGTCTGCCAGTATCCGTCCCTCGAGGACGCGGTGAACAGCGTCATCCTGACGATCCAGACCGGGGTCCCGATCGCGCGCATCGAGTTGCTCGACAGCCTGATGATGGAGCGCTCGATCGCCTATTCCGACCTCAAGGGTTACGAGGCGAAACCGACCCTGTTCTACGAGTTCCACGGCACCGAGGCCGGGGTCGAGGAGCAGGCGCAGCTGGTCCGAGAAATCGCCGACGATTTCGGCGGCTCGGCGTTCCAGTGGACGGTCGATACCGAGGAACGAAACCATCTCTGGCAGGCGCGCCACGATGCCTACTATGCGGGGATCGCGGCGGAACCCACCAAACTGGGCATGTCCACGGATGTCTGCGTACCGATCTCGCGGCTGGCGGAGTGTATTCTCGCCACGGAGCAGGACACCAAGGGTTCCGGATTTGATTGCCCGATCGTCGGCCATGTCGGGGACGGAAACTTCCACGTGCTCTTTATGCTCGATCCCGATGACGCAGACGAGGTGCGCCGGGTCAAGGATTGCAACCGGCGCATCGTCGAGCGGGCGATTGCCATGGGAGGGACCTGCACCGGTGAACATGGCGTTGGCGTTGGCAAGATGGATTATCTCGAAGACGAGCATGGCGAGGCGGTCGATTTGATGCGCACCCTGAAGCGGGCATTCGACCCCGAGAACATCATGAACCCCGGCAAGATGGTCCGGATATGAGAATGGTTTGGCGCATGCTTTGAGATGCGCAT
This is a stretch of genomic DNA from Alphaproteobacteria bacterium. It encodes these proteins:
- a CDS encoding YciI family protein, whose amino-acid sequence is MSGDPNNPGGYRPDDPRYGLSGQALQDYYLAQPPQWFIRSMYAPGAAEKREAAMEPHLAHQAKYREFMHFAGPILTDDGSSPLGTMCIIELPDRATAEAYVFGDGFAKAGMLEPPTITRFVSSKRLKYFDRAPDPDLQLFVCECLDGPDAATLRPKTAADHHDYQGSLIERYMAHGPLRNDDGKGLLGSLFLIEVADRNTAELLVANEPMTQGGVFREINIHRWRFGKSLA
- a CDS encoding glutathione S-transferase family protein, with protein sequence MTAKYHLISSFTUPWVQRAVILLRAKEVEFDVTYINLREKPDWFLEISPHGKVPVLKVGDEILFESNAIAEFLDEMVPPRLHPEDPIARAKNRAWTDFTATFAGALSKIHYAKTREDMEAAVEAAPEVLAKVEKALAGRGNDGPFFNGPDLSLVDAAFAPFLQRYLLIDEGLQNDVLKDFPLIRAWAETLMADARVTGAVPDNFEAEFIGNLHRRELYARDFFENTVAAE
- a CDS encoding MBL fold metallo-hydrolase — encoded protein: MKKSLKPALVGAFTAIVTTAVLPGVASAQQISSVADGIHVIQGQGGNIGVSVGGDGVFMIDDQFAPATPAILDQIKTVTDQPVRFLVNTHFHRDHTGGNENLGKAGVLIFAHDNVRARLLSADAPKAALPVVTFNDATTFHMNGQTVRVFHTANAHTDGDAMIHFQEADVIHMGDTFFNGFYPFIDARSGGSVEGVFAAIDTVLALADDDTVIIPGHGPVGNRADLMAYRDMLTKVRDSISPLIADGKSVEAIVAAKPTAEFDAEWGGGFLNPERFLRVMHAALTK
- a CDS encoding NAD(P)-dependent oxidoreductase: MALTAGVIGLGNIGGGVAKNLAAAGHRVIGYDTDPERISAANAEAAADAADVAARTDLIVLAVATMAAWRATLAAISASGRRGLVVVDLCTFPIAEKQGAHDELLRAGIDLLDCPVSGARPQAQSGDLAMLVSGSEDAFRRARPALESFCRSVIHVGGFGESAKIKYILNLIISIHNMACAEAFLLARKAGVDLQTMADAVMESAAYSRIFEIRAEKWITGNYDDPTAELAIQLKDKDVIREFAAALDCPTPMFDAAMPYYIAAASQGRQQQDAASILAVLEHMAGIPRDEPPGSDDG
- a CDS encoding NAD(P)-dependent oxidoreductase, coding for MQHGDASGVAAKQHSGRRNMALRVGVVGLGIMGGAFAANLVKGGYQVTGYDPVKSKVNALVKAGGKAGKSAADVARKSDVVLTSLTSPAILDAVISGKDGLLAGARKGLIVMETSTLGIDDKERARAALAKKGASLMDSPVSGAGKQAAVGEITIMVSGTKKDFNTVREILPAFTMIQYHVGPFGDGMKLKMLINMLISVHGAAFAEAITLARASGIDLDVFGDVLTRSAGNSRVIEYRGPLMLADEYADPKVKTADLTVMIKDNNLIEDYAKNNNASVPVFQASMFSAYAALAQGFGQEDPGVVTRIYEQLAGIPRTKRARSRRKKK
- a CDS encoding Gfo/Idh/MocA family oxidoreductase, whose translation is MINAGIVGLGWWGKVLVGSVQGKSDAIRFSHGATRTRAKAEEYAGEQGFDLVETYDELLTVEELDAVVLATPHSRHLEQIQAAAAAGKHVFVEKPITLTRADAEAAIGACRDAGVVCAVGFNRRFHPAIAEAKKLIDDGTLQTPMHVEGSMCAPNGMFLAPDAWRADKNETPVGGLTPMGVHVIDVYINLFGEIDEVYCQSFRRAVPNDTDDTSSILFMFKNGMSGYMGNMLATAPSFRLQGYGLGGSFEIRKPDLSSFEFVPNGDGPITGATGENKTVTKDFAGFDMVNAELEAFAAACSGGDAYPVPDTDVIHGIAVLEAIIKSAESGTPQKVG
- a CDS encoding Gfo/Idh/MocA family oxidoreductase — encoded protein: MLAAGIVGVGRWGQNLVNASAGAENIEFIAGAVRNPDKVREFADEKGMTLHTSLEAMLDEADLDAVVLATPHTLHVEQMLTAIEAGKHVLSEKPFTMTKADAEKVLDAADAAGVTVVVGHNRRFVPSMTELRKRIADGSFGTLLHVEMTETGPAAIFLPKDSWRLQRSEWPAGGMTPMGVHMIDNMVDLFGTVESVTAQAVNRAIEADIDDTTSVLLKFSSGMTGYLGVMVAARPDFLASIYGRDATARMIGRMYDSFEFAPREGDEPEQFKYDFGRDTDALTAELDAFGAAAMGQEAYPISRDEIIHVVAVLEAIIKSAASGAEEKVG
- a CDS encoding zinc-binding dehydrogenase produces the protein MKAVVMSAFGDPDVLEYQDVDTPELAPDDVLVEVHAVSINRTFDLFMREDKYAYTPDLPHILGVDPSGVITAVGENVTDRKVGDRVFCSIFVPTKRPDPYMAIPGLGPVDFLGVTVWGGYAQYVRTMASRTVPIPDNLTFHEATVIGRHLGTAVNQVENILKAKEGDTVLVMGATGGLGAACIQVAKWSGAMVIAAAGADARVAATLELGADHGINYRTQDLTEEILKLTDGQGVTGVCDSVADPETFNQVIHGMARGATLVTAGNASGAPDVPLSVRRLYLYMLHIVGEPREAPGGLEEAFVRAGKGGVKVLIDQVMPLSQAADAHRRVESRKGTGKVVLDPTLD
- a CDS encoding DUF1761 domain-containing protein; translated protein: MAFGEIDWIALIAAVVVSYVFSAVYYITLNKPWMAAVGKTEDEIKAGASPVSYIIAIIGHVLIAYMLSVVLMTIEPGSIAGGVMIALSMWLAFVISTMTINHRFQQSSWAHTIIDGAHWLGVFAVQAVVIGLVAR
- a CDS encoding CaiB/BaiF CoA-transferase family protein — translated: MNNALDGILVVSIEQAVAAPYAASRLADAGARVIKIERPEGDFARSYDRAAKDQSAYFVWLNRGKESIALDFKTPDDRALLHRLIAKADVFIQNLAPGAAARAGFDSTELRREFPRLITCDISGYGNTGPYRDMRAYDLLVQAESGLCEVTGTPDGPGRVGVSVCDIACGMASHAAILEALYHRVRTGEGRAISASLFAGMADWMTVPYLQDVYGGKAPERAGLHHPSIAPYGAYGTGDNKQVVIAIQNQREWRRLCEDVLRNPGLADHPDFHENVARVSNRPALDTEIDKVFGPLPRDEIVARLLAAKIAHGAVNNVADFAAHPQLQKVEIETPEGPLVMIAPPARINDEDPKLGPVPALDAHGASIRAEFTD
- a CDS encoding FAD-linked oxidase C-terminal domain-containing protein: MSEQAIAENNAVSAVLAALEALLGDRVTTSMAVREHHGRGEDYFKPVPSDAVCFPHSTEEVAEIVKICAVHKVPVIPFGTGTSLEGHVTAPHGGITIDLMQMNNVLEVHPEDMDCRVQAGVTRKQVNEYLRDTGMFFPIDPGADASIGGMAATRASGTNAVRYGTMKENVLGLTVVTADGRIIKTGGRAKKSAAGYDLTRIFIGSEGTLGIITEVHLKLYGIPEKIASAVCQYPSLEDAVNSVILTIQTGVPIARIELLDSLMMERSIAYSDLKGYEAKPTLFYEFHGTEAGVEEQAQLVREIADDFGGSAFQWTVDTEERNHLWQARHDAYYAGIAAEPTKLGMSTDVCVPISRLAECILATEQDTKGSGFDCPIVGHVGDGNFHVLFMLDPDDADEVRRVKDCNRRIVERAIAMGGTCTGEHGVGVGKMDYLEDEHGEAVDLMRTLKRAFDPENIMNPGKMVRI